From Schistocerca americana isolate TAMUIC-IGC-003095 unplaced genomic scaffold, iqSchAmer2.1 HiC_scaffold_574, whole genome shotgun sequence, one genomic window encodes:
- the LOC124587099 gene encoding repetin-like: MACEESRACEDSTGCEDSTACCEDSTTFKDSTACEDCTACEDSIAYEDSTACEDSTGCKDRTACEDSTACKDSTGCEDSTACQDSTACEDGTACEDSTTCEDITACEDSSTSEDSSTTAQLERTTQLEGTAQLERTVQLEKTAQIERTALLERKALLERKAQLARTAKLARTAQLARTAWVARTAQLVRTAQLARTAQLARTAQLERTAQLQRTAQLETTAHLERTAQLERTAQLERTAQLKRTAQLERTAQLERTAQLEKTAQLERTALLERKALLERKAQIGRTAKLARAAQLVRTARLARTARLARTARLARTAQLARTAQLARTAQLARTAPLVRTAQLARTAQLHSLRGQHSLQGQLNLRGQLNFRGQLNLKRQLILRGQLNLRGQLNLKGQLNLRGQVNLRGQLNLRGQLNLRGQLNLRGQLNLRRQHSLRGQHSLRGQHILRGQHSLRGQHSLRGQHSLRGENGLRGQHRLRGQHRLQGQHSFQGQQSLRGRHSLGGQHSLRGQHRLRRQHSLRGQHSLRGQHSLRGQHSLRGQLRLRGQLNLRGQLNLSRLLNLRGKLNLRGQLNLREQLNLRGQLHLRGLHNLRRQHNLRGQQSLLGQQSLRGQNSLRGQHGFSQRLGGQLSLRGQQSLRGQHSLRGRHGLRGQHGLRGQHSLRGQHGLRGQHSLRGQHSLRGQLNLRGQLNLRGQLNLRGQLNLRVQLNLTAQFESTGQLEMTAQLERTAQLERAAELERGAQLETTAQLAWTAQLARTAQLARTAQLARTAQLARTAQLARTAQLPRTAQLARRERLVRTVQVARTAQVARTAQLPRTAQLARTAQLARAAQLARTAQLARTAQLARTAQLARTAQLARTARLARKAQVAKTAQLERTAQLGRTAQLERTAQVERTAQLERTAQLERTAQLERTAQLARTAREDSSS, from the exons atggcttgcgaggaaagcagggcttgcgaggacagcacaggttgcgaggacagcacagctt gttgcgaggacagcacaacattcaaggacagcacagcctgcgaggactgcacagcttgcgaggacagcatagcttacgaggacagcacagcttgcgaggacagcacaggttgcaaggacagaacagcttgcgaggacagcacagcttgcaaggacagcacaggttgcgaggacagcacagcttgccaggacagcacagcttgcgaggacggcacagcttgcgaggacagcacaacttgcgaggacatcacagcttgtgaggacagttcaacttcagaggacagttcaac gacagctcagcttgagaggacaactcaacttgaggggacagctcaacttgagaggacagttcaacttgagaagacagctcaaattgagaggacagcactacttgagaggaaagcactacttgagaggaaagcacaacttgcgaggacagcaaagcttgcgaggacagcacagcttgcgaggacagcatgggttgcgagaacagcacagcttgtgaggacagcacagcttgcgaggacagcacagcttgcaaggacagctcaacttgagaggacagctcaacttcagaggacagctcaacttgaaacgacagctcatcttgagaggacagctcaacttgagaggacagctcaacttgagaggacagctcaacttaagaggacagctcaacttgagcggacagctcaacttgagaggacagctcaacttgagaagacagctcaacttgagaggacagcactacttgagaggaaagcactacttgagaggaaagcacaaattgggaggacagcaaagcttgcgagggctgcacagcttgtgaggacagcaaggcttgcgaggacagcaaggcttgcgaggacagcacggcttgcaaggacagcacaacttgcgaggacagcacagcttgcgaggacagcacagcttgcgaggacagcaccgcttgtgaggacagcacagcttgcgaggacggcacagctt cacagcttgcgaggacagcacagcttgcaaggacagctcaacttgagaggacagctcaacttcagaggacagctcaacttgaaacgacagctcatcttgagaggacagctcaacttgagaggacagctcaacttgaaaggacagctcaacttaagaggacaggttaacttgagaggacagctcaacttgagaggacagctcaacttgagagggcagctgaacttgagagggcagctcaacttgaggcgacagcacagcttgcgaggacagcacagcttgcgaggacagcacattttgcgaggacagcacagtttgcgaggacagcacagcttgcgaggacagcacagcttgcgaggagagaacggcttgcgaggacagcacaggttgcgaggacagcacaggttgcaaggacagcacagcttccaaggacagcaaagcttgcgaggacggcacagcttgggaggacagcacagcttgcgaggacagcaccgcttgcgacgacagcacagcttgcgaggacagcacagcttgcgaggacagcacagcttgcgaggacagcacagcttgcgaggacagctcagattgagaggacagctcaacttgagaggacagctcaacttgagcagactgctcaacttgagaggaaagctcaacttgagaggacagctcaatttgagagaacagctcaacttgagaggacagctgcacttgagaggactgcacaacttgagaagacagcacaatttgcgaggacagcaaagcttgctaggacagcaaagtttgcgagggcagaacagcttgcgaggacagcacggcttctca cagaggttgggaggtcagctcagcttgcgtggacagcagagcttgcgaggacagcacagcttgcgaggacgacacggcttgcgaggacagcacggcttgcgaggacagcacagcttgcgaggacagcacggcttgcgaggacagcacagcttgcgaggacagcacagcttgcgaggacagctcaacttgagaggacagctcaacttgagaggacagctcaatttgagaggacagctcaacttgagagtacagctcaacttgacagctcaatttgagagcacaGGTCAACTTGagatgacagctcaacttgagaggacagctcaacttgagagggcagctgaacttgagaggggagctcaacttgagacgacagcacagcttgcgtggacagcacagcttgcgaggacagcacagcttgcgaggacagcacagcttgccaggacagcacagcttgcgaggacagcacagcttgcgaggacagcacagcttccgaggacagcacagcttgcgaggagagaacggcttgttaggacagtacaggttgcgaggacagcacaggttgcgaggacagcacagcttccaaggacagcacagcttgcgaggacagcacagcttgcgagggcagcacagcttgcgaggacagcacagcttgcgaggacagcacagcttgcgaggacagcacagcttgcgaggacagcacagcttgcgaggacagcacggcttgcgaggaaagcacaggttgcgaagacagctcagcttgagaggacagctcaacttgggaggacagctcaacttgagcggacagctcaagtagagaggacagctcaacttgagaggacagctcaacttgagaggacagctcaacttgagaggacagctcaacttgcgaggacagctcgagaggacagctcatcttga